A genomic window from Halorubrum trapanicum includes:
- the gyrA gene encoding DNA gyrase subunit A: MSSESPDPDHADVRAAQVTNARIEDEMEQSYIDYAMSVIAGRALPDVRDGLKPVHRRILFAMNEAGVTSNSAHRKSSSVVGETMGDYHPHGDSAIYDTLARMAQDFSMRYPLVDGQGNFGSVDGDPPAAMRYTEARMAPIAEELMADIERDTVDFSANYDDRLEEPEVLPAAFPNLLVNGSSGIAVGMSTNIPPHNLGEVIDATVELIETPDASVEDLMEHVKGPDFPTGANIVGRNAVHKAYKTGRGRIRVRAEFEVDEEEGRIVISELPFQQNKSRLVERIAEDVNEGAIEGIRDLRDESDRDGIRIVVELKRDAMAEVVKNQLLESHLERTFGVINLALVDGSPQVLDLKQTLEHYVDHRREVVRRRSEHELAEREDRAHILEGRLKALDNVDSVVETIQDSDDRDAAKAALESTFDFTEAQAAHIVRMQLGSLTSMETAEIEEEYEEVNARIERLETILSDPDELDQVIVDELREIKAEYDDERRTSFIEDAGDVTHEDLIPEEEQVVVMSEDDYIKRMPLDEFRAQNRGGKGIIGTGLKEGDRVSSVFAANSHDYLLVFTNRGQIYELKTYEIPEMSRTARGKSAVNLLDLDDGEEIESVVNTEDLDDDEFLTMVTRDGYIKRTAVDEFGNIRSTGIRAIRLEDGDELVDVEVTDGETDIVIGSRNGMAIRFDESDARAMGRTARGVIGIDLREGDAVAGVAAIDDEYHNWVLTVTENGYGKRSDLDEYRPQSRNGKGLVDIKTGDRNGEVVAIEAVTYGDHLVAMSGAGQIMRTRVEEISTVSRNTKGVIVMNLEPDDEVASVDIVPESVHAAADGEEADDDGTDADETDDE, translated from the coding sequence ATGAGCTCGGAGAGTCCCGACCCGGACCACGCGGACGTCCGCGCCGCGCAGGTGACGAACGCGCGCATCGAGGACGAGATGGAGCAGTCGTACATCGACTACGCGATGTCCGTCATCGCGGGACGGGCGCTCCCGGACGTGCGCGACGGGCTCAAGCCCGTCCACCGGCGCATCCTCTTCGCGATGAACGAGGCGGGCGTGACGAGCAACTCCGCGCACCGCAAGTCCTCCTCCGTCGTCGGCGAGACGATGGGCGACTACCACCCGCACGGCGACAGCGCGATCTACGACACGCTCGCGCGGATGGCGCAGGACTTCTCGATGCGCTACCCGCTCGTCGACGGCCAGGGGAACTTCGGCTCCGTCGACGGCGACCCGCCGGCCGCGATGCGGTACACGGAGGCCCGGATGGCCCCCATCGCCGAGGAGCTCATGGCGGACATCGAGCGCGACACCGTCGACTTCTCGGCGAACTACGACGACCGCTTAGAGGAGCCGGAGGTGCTGCCCGCGGCGTTCCCGAACCTGCTCGTCAACGGCTCGTCAGGCATCGCCGTCGGGATGTCGACGAACATCCCGCCGCACAACCTCGGCGAGGTGATCGACGCCACCGTCGAGCTGATCGAGACCCCCGACGCGAGCGTCGAGGACCTGATGGAACACGTCAAGGGGCCGGACTTCCCGACCGGCGCGAACATCGTCGGGCGGAACGCGGTCCACAAGGCGTACAAGACGGGCCGCGGGCGGATCCGCGTCCGCGCGGAGTTCGAGGTCGACGAGGAGGAGGGCCGGATCGTCATCAGCGAGCTCCCCTTCCAGCAGAACAAGTCGCGGCTCGTCGAGCGCATCGCCGAGGACGTCAACGAGGGCGCGATCGAGGGGATCCGCGACCTGCGCGACGAGTCCGACCGCGACGGGATCCGGATCGTCGTCGAGCTCAAGCGCGACGCGATGGCCGAGGTCGTCAAGAACCAGCTGCTAGAGAGCCACCTCGAACGCACGTTCGGCGTCATCAACCTCGCCCTCGTCGACGGCTCGCCGCAGGTGTTGGACCTGAAGCAGACGCTCGAACACTACGTCGACCACCGCCGCGAGGTCGTGCGCCGTCGCTCCGAACACGAGCTCGCCGAGCGCGAGGACCGTGCGCACATCCTCGAAGGCCGCCTGAAGGCGCTCGACAACGTCGACAGCGTGGTCGAGACGATCCAGGACTCCGACGACCGCGACGCCGCGAAGGCCGCGCTGGAGTCGACGTTCGACTTCACCGAGGCGCAGGCGGCCCACATCGTCCGGATGCAGCTCGGCTCGCTCACCTCGATGGAGACGGCGGAGATCGAGGAGGAGTACGAGGAGGTGAACGCGCGGATCGAGCGGCTGGAGACCATCCTCTCTGACCCCGACGAGCTCGACCAGGTGATCGTCGACGAGCTTCGGGAGATCAAAGCCGAGTACGACGACGAGCGCCGCACGAGCTTCATCGAGGACGCGGGCGACGTGACCCACGAGGACCTGATCCCCGAGGAGGAACAGGTCGTCGTGATGAGCGAGGACGACTACATCAAGCGGATGCCGCTCGACGAGTTCCGCGCGCAGAACCGCGGCGGCAAGGGGATCATCGGCACCGGGCTCAAGGAGGGCGACCGCGTCTCCTCCGTGTTCGCGGCCAACTCCCACGACTACCTCCTCGTCTTCACGAACCGCGGGCAGATCTACGAGCTGAAGACCTACGAGATCCCGGAGATGTCCCGCACGGCCCGCGGGAAGTCCGCGGTCAACCTCCTCGACCTCGACGACGGCGAGGAGATCGAGTCGGTGGTCAACACGGAGGACCTCGACGACGACGAGTTCCTCACGATGGTCACTCGCGACGGCTACATCAAGCGGACCGCCGTCGACGAGTTCGGCAACATCCGGTCGACGGGGATCCGCGCGATCCGGCTGGAGGACGGCGACGAGCTCGTCGACGTGGAGGTGACCGACGGCGAGACCGACATCGTCATCGGCAGCCGGAACGGGATGGCGATCCGCTTCGACGAGTCGGACGCCCGCGCGATGGGTCGCACGGCCCGCGGCGTGATCGGCATCGACCTCCGCGAGGGAGACGCCGTCGCCGGCGTCGCCGCAATCGACGACGAGTACCACAACTGGGTGCTCACCGTCACCGAGAACGGGTACGGGAAGCGCTCCGACCTCGACGAGTACCGCCCGCAGTCGCGCAACGGCAAGGGGCTCGTCGACATCAAGACCGGCGACCGGAACGGCGAGGTCGTCGCCATCGAGGCGGTCACCTACGGCGACCACCTCGTCGCGATGAGCGGGGCCGGCCAGATCATGCGGACCCGCGTCGAGGAGATCTCGACGGTGAGCCGCAACACGAAGGGAGTCATCGTGATGAACCTCGAACCCGACGACGAGGTCGCCTCGGTCGACATCGTCCCCGAGTCGGTCCACGCCGCCGCGGACGGGGAAGAGGCGGACGACGACGGGACGGACGCCGACGAGACGGACGACGAATAG